The following coding sequences are from one uncultured Cohaesibacter sp. window:
- the iolC gene encoding 5-dehydro-2-deoxygluconokinase: MQKTLDLITIGRSSVDLYGSQVGGRLEDMRSFEKYIGGSPTNMAAGTAKLGVRSAVITRVGDEHLGRFIREELEALGVDTRGVKTDPVRLTALAILGIRDKEHFPLIFYRENCADMALCEEDIDPDFIAQAHCVTATGTHLSHPQTKAAVLKALRLAKENGAKTALDIDFRPNLWGLSGHGDGENRFIASDEVTRQLQETLPLFDLIVGTEEEFHIAGGTTNTLEALKAVRKISKATLICKRGPMGASAFSGPIPASLDEGETGPGFPIEVFNVLGAGDGFMSGLLKGWLDGKDWVTALTYANACGAFAVSRHGCTPAYPSWEELDFFLKRGVKTPALRKDKELEQIHWSTNRHKAWPDVRVFAFDHRIQLERMCDERNVPRERIGEFKKLCLEATMQVSEGRDGYGILCDNRVGQEALHAASDKGLWIGRPVEFPASRPLDFEPEIGPDCGGLKEWPQNHVVKVLCYCHPDDDVALRDQQEATLLKLATAARNNRLDLLLELITSPIGPVDDMSAAKLIKRLYEIGIYPDWWKLEPMKTHTAWENACREIEKNDPHCRGIVVLGLAADMEALGPALKIAAAHPLVKGFAVGRTIMNATAMQWFAGDVDDETAIRQLKANYGALCSLWDEARKSGLTTKEHN; the protein is encoded by the coding sequence ATGCAAAAGACACTTGATCTCATAACAATTGGGCGCAGCTCTGTCGATCTGTACGGAAGTCAGGTAGGCGGCAGGCTGGAGGACATGCGTTCCTTCGAAAAATACATAGGCGGCAGCCCAACGAACATGGCTGCAGGAACAGCCAAACTTGGCGTCCGTTCGGCGGTCATAACACGCGTCGGTGACGAACATCTGGGGCGTTTTATTCGAGAAGAGCTCGAAGCGCTGGGCGTAGATACACGCGGGGTTAAAACAGATCCCGTGCGACTAACCGCTCTGGCAATTCTTGGCATCAGGGACAAGGAACATTTTCCCCTCATCTTCTATAGAGAAAACTGCGCCGACATGGCCCTGTGCGAAGAAGATATTGATCCTGACTTCATAGCGCAAGCGCACTGCGTCACGGCAACGGGAACCCACTTGAGCCACCCGCAAACAAAGGCAGCCGTTCTCAAGGCCCTGCGGTTAGCGAAGGAAAATGGAGCAAAAACGGCACTAGATATCGACTTCCGGCCCAATCTTTGGGGGCTCTCCGGCCACGGCGATGGCGAAAACCGTTTCATCGCCTCCGATGAAGTGACCCGGCAATTGCAAGAAACGCTGCCCCTGTTTGACCTGATTGTCGGAACAGAGGAAGAATTTCACATTGCAGGCGGCACGACAAACACGCTCGAAGCCCTCAAGGCCGTACGCAAGATAAGCAAGGCGACCCTGATATGCAAACGCGGCCCGATGGGAGCTTCCGCATTTAGCGGTCCAATTCCAGCATCCCTTGATGAAGGCGAGACAGGCCCAGGTTTCCCAATCGAAGTATTCAATGTATTGGGTGCAGGCGATGGCTTCATGTCAGGCCTCCTGAAAGGATGGCTCGATGGTAAGGATTGGGTGACAGCTCTCACCTATGCCAACGCCTGTGGCGCATTTGCCGTCAGCCGTCATGGCTGCACACCTGCCTATCCAAGCTGGGAAGAACTGGACTTTTTCCTTAAGCGTGGTGTCAAAACCCCTGCATTACGCAAGGATAAAGAACTCGAACAAATCCATTGGTCAACCAATCGACACAAAGCCTGGCCAGATGTTCGGGTCTTTGCGTTCGACCACCGTATTCAGCTTGAACGCATGTGCGATGAACGCAACGTTCCACGCGAGCGCATTGGCGAGTTCAAGAAGCTCTGTCTGGAAGCGACCATGCAAGTTTCTGAGGGTCGCGATGGCTACGGCATCCTCTGTGATAACCGCGTGGGGCAGGAAGCCCTTCACGCAGCATCAGACAAAGGCCTCTGGATTGGCCGTCCCGTTGAATTCCCGGCCTCTCGCCCACTGGATTTCGAACCGGAAATTGGTCCTGATTGCGGAGGACTTAAAGAGTGGCCCCAGAATCATGTGGTCAAGGTGCTCTGCTATTGCCACCCGGATGACGATGTCGCGCTGCGTGACCAGCAGGAAGCAACCTTGCTGAAACTCGCGACTGCCGCCCGCAACAATCGCCTAGATCTGCTGCTTGAGCTGATCACGTCCCCCATTGGCCCAGTAGACGACATGTCCGCAGCCAAGCTGATCAAGCGCCTGTATGAAATCGGTATCTATCCAGACTGGTGGAAGCTGGAGCCGATGAAAACCCATACGGCCTGGGAGAACGCATGCCGCGAGATCGAAAAGAATGATCCCCATTGCCGCGGTATCGTTGTGCTGGGTTTGGCCGCAGACATGGAAGCTTTGGGCCCGGCCCTAAAGATTGCTGCAGCCCATCCGCTGGTCAAGGGATTTGCTGTCGGACGGACCATCATGAATGCAACGGCCATGCAATGGTTTGCCGGAGACGTTGATGATGAAACGGCCATCCGTCAGCTGAAAGCCAATTATGGAGCTCTGTGCTCGCTATGGGACGAGGCCAGAAAATCCGGTCTCACAACGAAAGAGCACAACTAA
- the iolB gene encoding 5-deoxy-glucuronate isomerase: MSYNLHRKPQGTSSKVHDITPESAGWTYVGFGLYDLKPGETAAEATGDREVILVMLEGYAEISGAGQNFGKIGSRDSVFEPIAPQSVYIPNDSNWSLVAVTDCKVAVCSAPGMGGHKAQLLAAPERVTKGKGANTRHIFPIAMEDYDVADSLLVTECITPSGHWSSYPPHRHDTDDFPNITNLEESYYHRLNPAKGYAHQRVYNDSGSMDETFTVHDGEVVLVPEGYHPCGVPYGYDLYYLNVMAGPLRKWRFKNRPNHDWIAQRDA, encoded by the coding sequence ATGTCTTACAATTTACACCGCAAGCCACAAGGCACCAGCAGTAAGGTTCATGATATTACACCAGAAAGTGCTGGCTGGACCTATGTCGGTTTCGGACTATATGATCTCAAACCGGGCGAAACTGCAGCAGAGGCCACAGGCGATCGCGAAGTAATCCTCGTCATGCTGGAAGGCTATGCCGAAATCTCCGGCGCTGGACAGAATTTTGGCAAGATCGGCAGTAGAGACAGTGTGTTCGAACCAATCGCACCACAGTCCGTCTATATTCCTAACGACAGCAACTGGTCGCTGGTCGCAGTCACCGACTGCAAGGTAGCGGTCTGTTCGGCTCCGGGAATGGGCGGTCACAAGGCTCAGCTTCTTGCTGCTCCAGAAAGGGTTACCAAAGGCAAGGGTGCCAATACCCGCCATATCTTCCCGATCGCCATGGAAGACTACGATGTGGCCGACAGCCTTCTGGTCACGGAATGCATCACGCCATCGGGTCATTGGTCTTCCTATCCTCCGCATCGACATGATACAGACGATTTCCCAAACATCACCAATCTGGAAGAAAGCTATTATCACCGCCTCAATCCAGCCAAAGGCTATGCCCATCAGCGTGTCTATAATGACAGTGGCTCGATGGATGAAACCTTCACGGTGCATGATGGCGAAGTCGTTCTGGTGCCAGAAGGGTATCATCCCTGCGGTGTGCCTTACGGCTATGACCTCTATTATCTTAATGTAATGGCAGGTCCTTTGCGCAAATGGCGTTTCAAGAACCGTCCAAATCACGACTGGATTGCCCAGCGCGACGCCTGA
- the tkt gene encoding transketolase produces MNTPITPIKPKNKRLHDMASALRFLTVDAVEVAQSGHPGMPMGMADVAAVLFDKIMKYDAAEPEWADRDRFVLSAGHGSMLMYGLLWLTGSPDITLDDIKQFRKLGAKTAGHPEYEQLRGIEVTTGPLGQGVANAVGMALAERALNADYGDGLVDHYTYVMAGDGCLMEGISQEAITFAAHMGLGKLVMLFDDNKVTIDGNTTHATSEDQIARFTAAGWHVQSIDGHDTDAIETALLAAKADPRPSMIACKTIIGLGSVAKQGKPAAHFGAIGAEDRKAMQAMLGWPYDAFEIPQAVLEDWRSAGAKGKKDHSAWQGRLSSSPAATKSEFERRMAGDLPAKALDTLKALRTAALEEKPVATRMASGKVLNALFDLMPELVGGSADLAGSTLTWPDKAKAIAAGDWGGRYIPFGIREHAMAAMMNGMAVHGGLIPFGGTFLCFIDYARPAVRLSAMMEQQVIYVMTHDCITVGEDGPTHQPVEHFAGLRAVPNLNVFRPGDMVEAMECWELALKSKHTPSVMCLSRNPLPVVRTSADENMSARGGYVLKEASSERKATLFATGSELHIAVEAQKQLEELGVPTAVVSLPNWALFEKQDKAWKDAVLGPDSAIQLAIEAGSPIGWERFVGRKGIILGVNSFGASGPADQVIKHFGFTAEAVVESVKKAL; encoded by the coding sequence ATGAATACCCCCATCACCCCCATTAAGCCGAAAAACAAGCGATTGCATGACATGGCCAGTGCCCTGCGTTTTTTGACAGTTGATGCTGTGGAGGTTGCTCAGTCAGGACATCCCGGAATGCCGATGGGAATGGCGGATGTTGCAGCCGTACTGTTTGACAAGATCATGAAGTATGATGCGGCCGAACCTGAATGGGCCGATCGTGATCGCTTTGTCCTTTCAGCCGGTCATGGTTCGATGCTTATGTATGGCCTTCTCTGGCTTACCGGCTCGCCCGATATTACGCTTGATGACATTAAGCAATTTCGCAAATTAGGTGCCAAGACCGCAGGACATCCCGAATATGAACAGCTGCGCGGTATCGAGGTCACCACAGGACCGCTGGGGCAAGGGGTTGCCAATGCGGTTGGCATGGCGTTGGCAGAACGTGCGCTCAATGCTGATTATGGCGACGGATTGGTCGATCACTACACCTATGTCATGGCGGGTGATGGCTGCCTGATGGAGGGTATTTCCCAAGAAGCGATCACATTTGCGGCCCATATGGGGTTGGGCAAACTGGTGATGCTGTTTGACGACAACAAGGTGACCATCGATGGCAACACCACCCATGCCACATCGGAAGATCAAATTGCTCGCTTTACTGCCGCAGGCTGGCATGTCCAGTCTATAGACGGGCATGATACCGACGCTATTGAAACTGCTCTTCTGGCGGCCAAGGCCGACCCACGTCCATCGATGATCGCCTGCAAAACAATAATCGGTCTTGGGTCTGTTGCCAAACAGGGCAAGCCCGCCGCTCATTTCGGTGCGATTGGCGCAGAAGATCGCAAGGCCATGCAAGCCATGCTCGGCTGGCCATATGACGCTTTCGAAATCCCTCAGGCTGTGCTTGAAGATTGGCGCAGCGCTGGTGCAAAGGGAAAGAAAGACCACTCGGCCTGGCAGGGGCGGCTCTCCTCATCGCCTGCGGCCACCAAATCCGAGTTCGAGCGACGCATGGCTGGAGATTTGCCGGCCAAAGCGCTTGATACCCTCAAGGCCTTGCGGACAGCTGCGCTTGAAGAGAAACCCGTGGCAACTCGCATGGCCTCTGGCAAGGTGCTCAATGCTCTGTTTGATCTGATGCCCGAGCTGGTTGGCGGTTCGGCTGATTTGGCTGGCTCCACCCTAACATGGCCGGACAAAGCCAAAGCCATCGCTGCGGGAGACTGGGGCGGACGCTATATTCCTTTTGGTATCCGTGAGCATGCCATGGCCGCAATGATGAACGGCATGGCCGTGCATGGAGGTCTCATCCCGTTTGGTGGCACTTTCCTGTGCTTCATCGACTATGCGCGCCCGGCGGTTCGCCTCTCGGCCATGATGGAGCAACAGGTCATCTATGTTATGACCCATGACTGCATCACCGTGGGTGAAGATGGTCCAACCCATCAGCCTGTCGAGCATTTTGCCGGGCTTAGGGCCGTGCCGAACCTTAATGTTTTCCGCCCTGGTGACATGGTTGAGGCAATGGAATGCTGGGAGCTGGCTCTTAAGTCGAAACATACGCCGTCGGTTATGTGCCTGTCGCGGAACCCTTTGCCTGTCGTGCGTACGAGCGCAGACGAAAATATGTCTGCTCGTGGGGGCTATGTTCTTAAAGAAGCATCTTCTGAGCGCAAGGCGACCCTGTTTGCAACAGGATCCGAGTTGCATATTGCAGTGGAGGCGCAAAAACAACTGGAAGAGCTTGGCGTTCCAACCGCCGTTGTTTCCCTGCCAAACTGGGCCCTTTTCGAAAAGCAGGACAAGGCCTGGAAAGATGCTGTTCTTGGGCCGGATAGTGCAATCCAGTTGGCGATTGAAGCGGGCTCACCGATCGGATGGGAGCGCTTTGTTGGTCGCAAGGGGATCATTCTTGGCGTGAACAGCTTCGGGGCTTCCGGTCCTGCTGATCAGGTGATCAAGCATTTCGGCTTCACCGCAGAGGCCGTGGTCGAGAGCGTGAAGAAGGCTCTATGA
- a CDS encoding TRAP transporter substrate-binding protein, whose protein sequence is MKIKALVTGTAIALALSANAAFAADYVMKIASGTPADPMALPASASLAIFEQKVELYTDGRVDVQVFPDGQLGDQLSGLQQVKSGELQGSELAMGVMSNLFPKITFTDLPYIMPDMAVAQKLYNRENPVMKKILKELEDKTGVGILFFSPQAYRQISTAKKPIHTVADLKGVKLRTMQVRPHIEMFNAAGAQATPVPWLETYTSLQTGVVDGQENPLATIRAMNFHEVQKYITLDGHVHLVGAVTFNVDWFKSLPEDIQVAIMKAGSEAQAGSEALAPLKDIIDGKWLQEHGVEIYQPTAAEIADFKKVLQPPAFAWFEKNVDGGAEVLKMVQDEIERIQSSYQDLDY, encoded by the coding sequence ATGAAAATCAAAGCTCTGGTTACGGGTACAGCAATTGCGCTTGCACTCAGCGCCAATGCGGCTTTTGCCGCTGACTATGTCATGAAAATTGCAAGCGGTACGCCAGCAGATCCAATGGCTCTGCCAGCATCCGCATCCTTGGCAATCTTCGAACAGAAAGTCGAACTCTACACTGATGGCCGTGTTGACGTTCAGGTCTTTCCTGATGGGCAGCTAGGTGATCAGCTTTCTGGTTTGCAACAGGTCAAATCCGGCGAACTGCAAGGCAGTGAGCTGGCCATGGGGGTTATGTCCAACCTGTTTCCAAAGATCACTTTTACCGACTTGCCCTATATCATGCCTGATATGGCGGTCGCCCAAAAGCTTTATAACCGCGAAAACCCGGTTATGAAGAAAATCCTCAAAGAGCTTGAAGACAAGACTGGCGTAGGCATTCTGTTCTTCAGCCCGCAAGCATATCGCCAGATTTCAACCGCAAAGAAACCGATCCACACAGTCGCTGATCTCAAGGGTGTCAAACTGCGCACCATGCAGGTTCGCCCGCATATCGAGATGTTCAACGCAGCAGGTGCTCAGGCAACTCCTGTGCCTTGGCTTGAAACCTATACGTCTTTGCAGACAGGCGTCGTTGATGGTCAGGAAAACCCGTTGGCCACCATTCGTGCCATGAACTTCCACGAAGTGCAGAAATACATCACTCTGGATGGTCATGTGCATCTGGTTGGTGCTGTTACTTTCAATGTTGACTGGTTCAAGAGCCTGCCAGAAGACATTCAGGTGGCAATCATGAAAGCTGGCAGCGAAGCTCAGGCTGGTTCTGAAGCTTTGGCACCCCTCAAAGACATCATCGATGGCAAATGGTTGCAGGAGCATGGCGTAGAAATCTATCAGCCAACTGCAGCAGAAATCGCAGACTTCAAGAAAGTGCTGCAGCCACCTGCATTTGCATGGTTCGAAAAGAATGTTGATGGCGGGGCTGAAGTTCTGAAGATGGTTCAGGACGAAATCGAACGCATCCAGAGCAGCTATCAGGACCTGGACTACTGA
- a CDS encoding TRAP transporter large permease, translated as MTFAFCLMLMVFGLLAILGVPLSFTTGIASLVYFIVSEQSTRTVIHQFFTSIDSFVLLAVPLFVMAGHVMAACRITDNIVSLANLMVGRMRGGLAQVNVVASMLFGGCSGSALADVAGLGSVLIPAMKKNGYSESFSAAVTVASSVQGPIIPPSIPMVIFASVAQVSTGALLVGGALPGVLLGLAQMLVVWIIASRRGYRSSHGKYMLAEVVKICKSAIPALLMPVILMGGILSGIFTPTEAASVAVGYALLLGFFLYRNVGLKDLLIIGAKVARDSAAIFFLIGTAGIFGWILAVAHLPQIAAEWIRMNAVDPLMVLLIINVFLLMWGMFMDAAPAILILGPILTPIATAVGINPIHFGVIMVFNLMIGLMTPPYGLCLFAGAAITTNETRIGAISKEIMPFLFISICVLALISLFPDLVLYLPRLAGLM; from the coding sequence ATGACCTTCGCTTTTTGCCTAATGCTGATGGTTTTTGGCCTGCTTGCCATTTTGGGCGTGCCACTCAGTTTCACTACGGGCATTGCTTCGCTCGTTTATTTTATTGTCTCGGAGCAGTCGACCCGTACAGTCATTCACCAGTTTTTCACGTCGATTGACAGCTTCGTGCTTCTGGCCGTTCCTTTGTTTGTGATGGCCGGTCATGTTATGGCCGCTTGCCGGATTACTGACAATATCGTTTCTCTTGCCAATCTGATGGTCGGTCGGATGCGCGGTGGTCTGGCACAAGTGAATGTTGTCGCCTCCATGCTGTTTGGTGGTTGCTCGGGTTCGGCGCTGGCCGACGTTGCCGGGTTGGGCTCTGTTCTCATTCCGGCCATGAAGAAAAACGGTTATTCGGAAAGTTTTTCCGCTGCCGTGACTGTTGCGTCTTCTGTTCAGGGGCCAATCATTCCGCCTTCCATCCCGATGGTGATTTTTGCTTCGGTTGCGCAGGTTTCGACGGGTGCTCTTCTTGTCGGAGGGGCCTTGCCCGGCGTTCTTTTGGGGCTGGCGCAAATGCTTGTTGTCTGGATCATTGCGAGCAGAAGGGGTTATCGCTCCTCTCATGGCAAATATATGCTGGCCGAGGTCGTTAAGATCTGTAAGTCTGCTATTCCCGCTCTGTTGATGCCAGTCATCCTGATGGGGGGCATTCTGTCCGGTATCTTCACACCGACGGAAGCTGCCTCGGTTGCTGTTGGTTATGCTCTGCTACTTGGCTTTTTCCTTTATCGCAATGTTGGTCTTAAAGACCTGCTGATCATTGGTGCCAAGGTTGCCAGAGATTCTGCTGCCATCTTCTTCCTGATCGGTACGGCTGGCATTTTTGGCTGGATTTTGGCCGTAGCCCATTTGCCGCAAATTGCTGCCGAGTGGATCCGCATGAATGCGGTTGATCCTCTCATGGTCCTGCTGATCATTAACGTGTTCCTGCTTATGTGGGGCATGTTTATGGACGCGGCTCCGGCAATTCTTATCCTTGGTCCCATCCTGACCCCAATCGCCACTGCGGTTGGCATCAACCCGATCCATTTTGGCGTGATCATGGTTTTCAATCTGATGATAGGTCTGATGACACCACCCTATGGCTTATGCCTTTTTGCTGGCGCTGCGATCACAACAAACGAGACACGAATAGGGGCAATATCGAAGGAGATCATGCCATTTCTGTTCATCTCGATATGTGTGTTGGCCCTGATCAGTCTGTTCCCTGATCTTGTTCTCTATCTGCCCCGCTTGGCAGGCCTTATGTAA
- a CDS encoding TRAP transporter small permease → MPKPNESPNKIERTLDALNLVLNTFLAVLVFGIFAVLLMQVCMRYFLSMPLYWAEEAAKYLMIYVTSVGAATAYRHYAHPRLMIIIAMIPRKAAIWYDFVLRLPVFVFFAYFMYIGWGYANANEWMMTPGLQISFFWPFLAIPLGASFVLIYLILDTIDILVYHRSWILEPEFFVDLDSQAPEVQK, encoded by the coding sequence ATGCCAAAACCGAATGAATCCCCCAACAAGATCGAACGGACACTAGATGCCCTCAATCTTGTTTTGAACACCTTCCTTGCTGTGCTGGTGTTCGGCATCTTCGCGGTGTTGCTGATGCAAGTATGCATGCGATATTTTCTATCCATGCCGCTCTATTGGGCCGAGGAAGCTGCCAAATATCTGATGATCTATGTTACCAGTGTTGGAGCCGCAACCGCCTATCGGCATTACGCTCATCCACGTTTGATGATCATCATCGCCATGATCCCCCGCAAAGCTGCAATATGGTACGATTTCGTACTTCGCTTGCCGGTTTTCGTCTTCTTTGCCTATTTCATGTATATCGGCTGGGGCTATGCCAACGCCAATGAATGGATGATGACGCCGGGATTGCAGATATCCTTTTTCTGGCCATTTCTGGCCATCCCACTCGGTGCCAGTTTCGTCCTGATTTACCTCATTCTGGATACCATTGACATCCTCGTCTATCATCGAAGCTGGATTCTGGAGCCGGAGTTCTTCGTGGATCTTGATAGCCAAGCTCCGGAGGTACAAAAATGA
- a CDS encoding DUF4405 domain-containing protein: protein MNRQLLLRLGLDCIATGLFIFALSYDWLGGLIHEVIGTAFFALLIAHTVFNRRWYASLAKAMQNRRRLVMTIINLSLLLAALALLVTSLMISRALFGFLGLQGDYLVRQIHTLAAYWMLVIVGIHLGMHWSMIMSAVRSLLRFQGPGWLRIWGLRALTLLLVINGITASFEMNIGSKLILYFTFSYWDFENEALGFLINYGSIIALYAALAHYGTNRLHGNKSRKQTRRNEPSSLSGEISSCMD from the coding sequence TTGAACCGACAATTGCTCTTGCGCCTCGGGCTTGATTGCATCGCAACCGGGCTGTTCATTTTCGCGCTGTCCTATGACTGGCTTGGTGGCCTGATCCATGAGGTCATCGGGACGGCTTTCTTTGCCCTTCTGATCGCGCATACGGTCTTTAATCGGCGCTGGTATGCATCTCTTGCCAAGGCGATGCAGAACAGGCGCCGCCTGGTCATGACGATTATCAATCTCAGCCTGCTTCTGGCAGCTCTTGCCTTGCTCGTAACCAGCCTGATGATATCCCGTGCGCTTTTCGGCTTTCTCGGCCTTCAGGGGGATTATCTGGTGCGGCAGATTCACACATTGGCGGCCTACTGGATGCTGGTCATTGTCGGTATCCATCTTGGCATGCACTGGAGCATGATCATGAGCGCGGTGCGTTCCCTTTTGCGGTTTCAGGGCCCCGGCTGGCTGCGGATATGGGGGCTCAGAGCCCTGACGCTGCTTCTTGTGATCAATGGCATTACCGCTTCCTTTGAAATGAATATCGGCTCCAAGCTCATTCTCTATTTCACCTTCAGCTATTGGGATTTCGAGAATGAAGCGCTCGGCTTCCTGATCAATTATGGCTCCATCATCGCCCTCTATGCCGCGCTCGCCCACTATGGCACCAACCGCCTCCATGGAAATAAGTCAAGGAAGCAAACCCGGCGCAATGAACCGAGTAGTCTCTCAGGGGAGATAAGCTCCTGTATGGATTGA
- a CDS encoding calcium/sodium antiporter: MEYLFVLAGLAFLYFGGEWLVRGAIGVSRKLGLPAFLISLTVVGFGTSMPELLVSLKAAVGDYPGIVLGNVVGSNIANILLIVGLAAVIAPIKVSRDMSGRDAIVMVISAIALVAALAFKTITLLTGGAMLLALFAYLALAYLQDRKEGCSECDQIAVPLSTSRVVILLVIGLAMLVAGADLLVRGATTIASDLGVSNAIIGLTVVAVGTSLPELATSVVAAVHRRSDIAIGNVIGSNIFNILGILGITSLVSPIPVAERFFQIDGWVMLGATLALFGLLLFCRQIGRLAGSGFLLAYAAYVVSMV; this comes from the coding sequence ATGGAATATCTCTTTGTCCTGGCTGGTCTTGCGTTTCTCTATTTTGGTGGCGAGTGGCTGGTTCGCGGCGCAATTGGCGTTTCACGCAAACTCGGCTTGCCTGCCTTTCTGATATCGCTGACCGTGGTCGGGTTTGGCACTTCGATGCCAGAGCTGCTGGTATCCCTTAAAGCGGCCGTTGGCGATTACCCGGGCATTGTCCTTGGCAATGTGGTCGGGTCCAACATTGCCAATATCCTCCTGATTGTCGGCCTTGCTGCGGTTATCGCTCCCATAAAGGTCTCAAGGGATATGTCTGGCCGGGATGCCATCGTCATGGTGATTTCCGCCATTGCGCTTGTCGCTGCCCTTGCTTTCAAGACCATCACCCTGCTGACCGGCGGTGCTATGCTTCTGGCCCTGTTTGCCTATCTTGCATTGGCCTACCTGCAGGACAGGAAAGAAGGGTGCAGCGAGTGTGACCAAATCGCAGTTCCCCTTTCGACGTCTCGCGTTGTGATCCTGCTTGTGATAGGGCTTGCCATGCTGGTGGCCGGTGCCGATCTGCTGGTTCGTGGCGCAACCACCATTGCTTCGGATCTGGGCGTCTCCAATGCGATCATAGGTCTTACGGTCGTGGCCGTGGGAACGAGCCTTCCAGAGCTTGCAACCTCGGTGGTTGCTGCCGTGCATAGACGGTCCGACATTGCCATCGGCAATGTCATCGGCTCCAACATATTCAACATACTGGGCATATTGGGCATCACCTCGCTGGTCAGCCCGATTCCGGTCGCCGAGCGCTTTTTCCAGATTGATGGCTGGGTCATGCTTGGTGCCACGCTGGCCCTGTTTGGCCTGCTGCTGTTCTGTCGCCAAATCGGACGCCTTGCCGGAAGTGGCTTTCTACTCGCCTATGCAGCCTATGTGGTCTCGATGGTATAG
- a CDS encoding MurR/RpiR family transcriptional regulator, with the protein MNESTIPTSVAEFEKKISVIKDGLPKRLQDCASFVLRKGDAMAFLTVAQAAQESGIAPSAFIRFAQAMGLQGYSDLQQLFRRQATQQRPPYRYRINTLRQQGETETDLLFVDFCDSSIASIERLMNKMNPQLIEDASKIICSKPYLHIIGQKRAFAVASYLAYVLGQFDHRVLLHSDVGSIKIPANFHPGEIVLLISFEPYTPEVVLVAEKAKSAGARVLAITDTPLSPLSGLADVSLEVVEEDVGGFRSYSATFCLAAALAVSVGTRLNPSSVVKENI; encoded by the coding sequence ATGAACGAATCGACCATTCCCACTTCAGTTGCCGAGTTTGAAAAGAAGATATCGGTGATCAAGGATGGCTTGCCCAAGCGCTTGCAGGATTGTGCAAGTTTTGTCTTGAGAAAAGGGGATGCAATGGCTTTCCTGACTGTAGCTCAGGCTGCTCAGGAATCAGGCATTGCTCCTTCGGCTTTCATTCGTTTCGCACAGGCAATGGGGTTGCAGGGCTATTCGGATCTTCAGCAGCTTTTCCGTCGTCAGGCAACTCAGCAACGCCCACCTTATCGCTATCGCATCAACACCCTTCGGCAACAGGGGGAAACCGAAACGGATCTTCTGTTTGTTGATTTTTGCGATTCTTCGATCGCGTCAATCGAGCGGCTCATGAACAAGATGAACCCTCAACTCATTGAAGATGCGAGTAAAATAATATGTTCAAAGCCATATTTGCATATCATCGGACAAAAACGGGCCTTTGCTGTTGCAAGCTATCTGGCCTATGTACTGGGTCAGTTTGATCACCGTGTTCTCCTGCATAGTGATGTTGGATCAATCAAGATACCGGCCAATTTTCATCCTGGTGAAATCGTCCTTCTTATTTCCTTTGAGCCCTATACGCCGGAAGTGGTTCTCGTGGCCGAGAAGGCAAAAAGTGCAGGGGCTCGGGTGTTGGCGATTACTGATACGCCTCTTAGTCCATTGTCCGGTCTGGCAGATGTCAGTCTGGAGGTTGTGGAAGAGGATGTTGGAGGTTTTCGCAGCTATTCTGCCACCTTCTGTTTGGCTGCTGCATTGGCCGTTTCGGTTGGCACCAGACTGAACCCTTCCTCAGTTGTGAAGGAGAATATATAA